gacccaaaattcccattaaaaaccccaaaattccccaaaaaaattcctcaaaactCCTgagaaaaatcccccaaaattcagccaggaagcccaaaatcccacccaggaaccccaaaaattcaccgggaacccccaaaaatccacccgGGAACCCCGAAATTCAAATCAGGCACCCCAAAAATAGgggggggaccccgaaattCCCACTGAAAAACCTCAAATTTTGGCTAAAAACGctcaaattccccccaaaaatatccctaaaattcaacctgggaccccaaaatctgggggggaaccccaaaattccgaTTGGAAACCCCGAAATTCTCAacgggaaccccaaaatctgggggggaccccgaaattcccattaaaaaccccaaaaattcccccaaaaaattcctcaaaattcctgagaaaaatccccaaaattcagccaggaagccccaaaattccattcAGGGACCCCAGAATTCCAtcgggaaccccaaaattccgattgggaaccccaaaattcaaatcagggaccccaaaaatagggggggaccccgaaattCCCACTGAAAAACCTCAAATTTTGGCTAAAAACGctcaaatttcacccaaaaaaatcccgaaaattGCACTAAAATTCaaccagggaccccaaaatctggggggggaaccccaaaaattccatcgggaaccccaaaaatccacccgGGAATCCCGAAATTCAaatcagggaccccaaaaatagggggggaccccaaaattcccaccagGGAACCCCCAAATTCCGGAGGGttcccctcaaaattcccacagagagaccccaaattcccactgggaacccccaaaattcccactcagaacccccaaaatctcggggtcccccccccaaattcccacttaGAGCACCCAAAATTTCCAAGACCACCCCAAAATCGGTGGGAGGGGCCCCAAAATTTCAACTgagaacccccaaaatctcaggggacccccccaaaattctttctgggaaccccaaaattcccacttagaacccccaaattccacctgggaaccccaaattcctggggggggacccccaaaaaccccctgggCCCCCCCAGTTTTGGGAGTgcccccatttttgggggtcccccaaatttccaacaggaaccccccaaaattcctgctgggaacccccaaaattcccactcagaaccccaaaattccttctgGCGACCCCAAAATTCTGGGGCGGCCCCCCAAATTCCGGAGGGTTCCCCTCAAAATCCCATTGAGAGACCCCAAATTCCAACTGggaacccaaaattcccactcagaacccccaaaatctgtgggggagccccaaaattctcactgggatccccaaaaatcccaccaggGACCCCCCAGATTTCCAATGGGATCCCCAAAAATCTGAatgggaacccccaaaattccttcttggaacccccaaaatctcgGGGTGCCCCCCCAAATATCCCACttggaacccccaaaattccacctgggaaccccaaaatcccactcagAACTCCCAAATTTCAccagggaaccccaaattcctgggggggaccccccaaaacccccctgggaccccccagaaCCCCACTGGGACCgccccagttttggggtgcccccaaATTTTCAACAGGAACCTCtcaaaattcctgctgggaaccccaaaattcccactcagaacccccaaaatccaactgggacccctcccaaaccctccaggaaccccaaaatcccctctgggaaccccaaaatctcgGGGtgccccccaaattcccactcaGCACCCTCAAAACCCCTCtcagaacccccaaaattccacctgggaaccccaaattctggggaagggacccccaaaaacgcccctgggaccccccagaaCCCTTCTGGGACCCCCCCCAGTTTGGGGGtgccccaaattttggggtcccccccatTGCCGCTGTCCCCCTGCAGTACCTGGTGAGCGTCCCCCTGAGGATGTTCCGGCTCTGGGCCTTCATGGGCATGGCGGCGcaggtgagacccccaaaaactgaaccccaaaaactgaACCCTGAAAtcaggggaaccccaaaatcagggaaccccaaaaacctgaaccccaaaatcaggggaGCCCCCAAAATCAGGGAAACCTCAAAAACCTGAATCCGAAAAACCTAAATCCCAAAAtcaggggaaccccaaaaaaacccaggaaactCCAAAACCCAGGGGATCCCAAAAACCATGGGGAACCCTAAAAATGGGAATCACCAAAAACCATGGGAACTCCAAAAtcaggggaaccccaaaaacctgaaccccaaaatcagggggaccccaaaaacctgaaCCCAAAAATcaaggggaccccaaaaacctgaaccccaaaatcaggggagccccaaaaaaccagggACCCAAAAACCATGGGGAACCCCAGAATGGGAACCCCGaaatgggaaccccaaaaaacctgaaCTCCAAAatcagggaaccccaaaaatgaggatccccaaaatcagggagccccaaaaatggggaaccccaaaacccctgggaaccccaaaaatggggaaccccaaaaaccatgggaaccccaaaaacccaggggaccccaaaaatgggaaccCAGAAACctcaaccccaaaaaccacagcaCACCAAAatccaggaaccccaaaaactgaaccccaaaaacctgaaCCCCGAAAAACCAGGGACCCAAAaaacctgaaccccaaaaatggggaaccccaaaaatcggGAACCCCAAGaatggggaaccccaaaaacctgaaCCCCAGAATCAGGggaacccaaaaatggggaaccACAAaaacctgaaccccaaaaatggggaaccccaaaaaaacagggaCCCAAaaacctgaaccccaaaaatggggaaccccaaaaacctgaaCGCCAAAaatggggaaccccaaaaacctgaaccccaaaaatggggaaccccaaaaacctgaaCCCCAGAatctggggaaccccaaaaatggggaaccccaaaaatgggaaaccTCCAAAAAACAGGGGACTCCAAAAacgggaaccccaaaaatggggaaccccaaaaaaaacagggacCCAAaaacctgaaccccaaaatcaggggaaccccaaaaatggggaaccccaaaaatggggatccaaaaaaaaaactgaacGCCAAAaatggggaaccccaaaaaactgaaCGCCAAAaatggggaaccccaaaacctggctGGCAGAGGGTGACAGGGGATGGCAGGGGCTGACagggggtgacactgaggtgacactgaggtgacaatGCCATCGTTGTCCCCAGATccctctggcctggctgctgtcactgggcaggggctgacagggaggtgacactgaggtgacaccaggtgacactcaggtgacattgaggtgacactgaggtggcAGGTGTCACTGAGGTGACATTGAGGTGACAATGTgatgacactgaggtgacactgaggtgacattgCCATCcctgtcattgtcattgtcccCAGATCCcgctggcctggctgctgtcacagggcagggggtgacagggaggtgacactgctgtcattgtccccattgtccccagatCCCCTTGGCCTGGCTGGTGTCgcggggcaggggctggcagggaggtgacactgaggtgacactgaggtgacactgaggtgacattcctgtcattgtcattgtcccCAGATCCCGCTGGCCTGGCTGGTGTCGCGGGGCAGGGGGTGACATTCAGGTGACAGGGGgatgacactgaggtgacactaAGGTgacattgtccccattgtccccagatCCCTTGGCCTGGCTGCTGTCGCGGGGCAGGGactggcagggatggcaggggacaccagggggatGACAGGggtgacaggtgacactgaggtgacactgaggtgacactcaggtgccattcctgtccctgtccccagatccctctggcctggctggtgtcactgggcaggggctgacactgaggtgacactgaggtgccatccctgtccctgtccctgtccctgtccctgtccctgtccctgtccccagatcCCCTTGGCCTGGCTGGTgtcacagggcaggggctggcaggggatggcaggtgacactgaggtgacaccagGTGACACtcctgtcattgtccccagaTCCCTTTGGCCTGGCTGGTGTCACTGGGCAGGGGGatggcagggaggtgacactgaggtgccattgccattcctgtcccccctgtccccagatCCCCTtggcctggctgctgtcacagggcaggggatggcagggaggtgacactgaggtgccattcctgtcattgtccccagaTCCcgctggcctggctgctgtcactgggcaggggctgacagggggtgacagggaggtgacactgcgGTGACAttgccatccctgtccctgtccccagatcCCTTTGGCCTGGCTGGTGTCACTGGGCAGGGGatggcaggggatggcagggggatggcagggaggtgacactgcagtgacactcctgtccctgtcattgtCCCAGATCCCCTTGGCCTGGTTGGTGTcgtggggcaggggctggcagggaggtgaCATTCAGGTGACAATGCCATCGTTGTCCCCAGATCCCGCTGGCCTGGCTGGTGTCGCGGGGCAGGGGGatggcagggaggtgacactgaggtgacaccagTGCCATCCCTGTCATTGTCCCTGTCATTGTCCCAGATCCCTCTGGCCTGGTTGGTGTCGCGGTTCCTGCGCGGGCACTACGGCAACGCCGCCGTGTGGATGTCGCTGATCCTGGGCCAGCCCGTGGCCGTGCTCATGTACGTGCACGACTACTACGTGCTCAACTACGAGGGATGAACCGGGATAAACCCGGGATAAACCCGGGATAAACCTGGGATAACCCGGgataaaccccaaacccacccagagccccccagcccgTGGCCGTGCTCATGTACGTGCACGACTACTGCGTGCTCAACTACGAGGGATGAAATCTGACCCGGGATAAACCCGGGATAAACCCGGGATAAACCTGGGATAAACCCGGGATAAACCTGGGATAAACCTGGGATaaaccccaaagccccccagagcccccagcccgtGGCCGTGCTCATGGACGGCACGACTACTACGTGCTCAACTACGAGGGATAACCCGGGATAAACCTGGGATAACCTGGGATAAACCCGGgataaaccccaaacccaccctgagcccccagcccgtGGCCGTGCTCATGTACGTGCACGACTACTGCGTGCTCAACTACGAGGGATAAACCGGGATAAACCCGGGATAAACCTGGGATAAACCCGGGATAAACCTGGAATAACCCGGGATAAACCCCCaacccacccagagcccccagcccgtGGCCGTGCTCATGGACGTGCACGACTACTACGTGCTCAACTACgagggataaactgggataacTGACCCGGGATAAACCTGGGATAACCCGGGATAACCCTGGGATAAACCTGGGATAACCCGGGATAAACCCCCaacccacccagagcccccagcccgtGGCCGTGCTCATGGACGTGCACGACTACTGCGTGCTCAACTACGAGGGATGAACCGGGATAAACCGGGATAACTGACCCGGGATAAACCTGGGATAAACCTGGGATAAACCTGGGAtaaaccccaacccccccagagccccccagcccgTGGCCGTGCTCATGTACGTGCACGACTACTGCGTGCTCAACTACGAGGGATGAAATCTGACCCGGGATAACCTGGGATAACCCGGGATAAACCTGGGATAAACCTGGGATAAACCTGGGATAAACCCCCaacccacccagagccccccagcccgTGGCCGTGCTCATGGACGTGCACGACTACTACGTGCTCAACTACGAGGGATGAACCCGGGATAAACCCGGGATAAACCCAGGATAAATCCAGGGGCACCCCCAGAAATCCCGGGGTCCCCCCAAAGCTCTggaggggtctggggtccccaaatcccaccaaaaatccacccaggacactttggggacaaaCCGGGACAGACCCGGGATAACCCAGGATAAACCGGGATAAACCCGGGATAACCCGGGATAAGCTCCCAGGGCACCCCCAGAAATCCCGGGGTCCCCCCAAAGCTCTggaggggtctggggtccccaaatcccaccaaaaatccacccaggatAAACCCGGGATAGACCCGGGATAACCCAGGATAATCTCCCAGGGCATCCCCAATCCcaccagggcaccccaaaaccaaccaggggtctggggtccccaaatccccccaaaaaatccccccaggacactttggggacaaaCCGGGACAGACCCGGGATAAACCTGGGATAACCCAGGATAACCCAGGATGAGCTCCCAGGGGCACCCCCAGAAATCCCGGGGTCCCCCCCAAAGCTCTggaggggtctggggtccccaaatcccaccaaaaatccacccaggatAAACCCGGAATAACCCAGGATAAACCCGGAATAACCCAGGATAAACTCCCAGGGCACCCCCAATTCCACCAAGGCACCCCAAAACATCtcgggggtcctgggggtcccggggtccccaaatcccccaaaaatccacccaggatAGAGCCGGGATAACCCCGGGATAACCCAGGATAACCAGGATAAACCCGGGATAACCCAGGATAAGCTCCCAGGGCACCCCCAGAAATCCTGGGGTCCCCCCCAAAAGCTCTggaggggtctggggtccccaaatcccaccaaaaacccACCCGGGATAAACCGGGATAAACCCAGGATAACCCAGGACAAACCCGGGATAACCCAGGACAGACCCGGGATAACCCGGGATAAACTCCCAGggcacccccaaatccaccagggcaccccaaaaccaaccaggGGTCCTGAGATCCCCAAATCtcaccaaaaatccacccaggacactttggggacaaaCCGGGACAGAGCCGGGATAACCCAGGATAAACCTGGGATAACCCAGGACGAGCTCCCAGGGGCACCCCCAGAAATCCCGGGGTCCCCCCAAAAAGCTCTggaggggtctggggtccccaaatcccaccaaaaatccacccaggacagagccaggatAAACCCGGGATAACCCAGGATAAATCGGGATAAGCTCCCA
Above is a window of Zonotrichia leucophrys gambelii isolate GWCS_2022_RI unplaced genomic scaffold, RI_Zleu_2.0 Scaffold_1615_9786, whole genome shotgun sequence DNA encoding:
- the LOC135442166 gene encoding diacylglycerol O-acyltransferase 1-like, producing the protein HFYKPMLRRGVNKWTAQAAVFLASAFFHEYLVSVPLRMFRLWAFMGMAAQIPLAWLVSRFLRGHYGNAAVWMSLILGQPVAVLMYVHDYYVLNYEG